A single window of Oerskovia paurometabola DNA harbors:
- a CDS encoding ABC transporter permease translates to MSTVDTTTTTGGGPAPTRPQPGSGSASGRPGARPRGRLANLGRDTWIVLVRELRPLLHDPFSVVFGLVQPLVFLALFGPLLVGTLSGQDGGATGTLGGSVWQWFVPSILVMTTLFGTSTTGANLQQELNTGAHERMLVSPLSRPSLLLGRALKEMVPIAAQSVVVVLVMLPFGFELFPVGAVLGLAMLAIFGVGVGSLSYALALAVRKQEWMFWLVQQTLLFPLMILSGMLLPLETGPSWMRAAAHLNPLTYLVDAERALFAGDLTSSAAAWGWVAALVTAAVGLAVGIRTMVRSTD, encoded by the coding sequence ATGAGCACCGTCGACACCACGACCACGACCGGCGGCGGTCCCGCTCCCACGCGCCCGCAGCCCGGCTCCGGCTCTGCGTCGGGACGCCCTGGAGCCCGCCCCCGCGGCCGGCTCGCGAACCTGGGCCGCGACACCTGGATCGTCCTGGTCCGCGAGCTGCGCCCCCTGCTCCACGACCCGTTCTCGGTCGTGTTCGGCCTGGTGCAGCCGCTCGTCTTCCTCGCGCTGTTCGGCCCCCTGCTCGTCGGGACGCTCAGCGGGCAGGACGGCGGCGCGACCGGGACGCTGGGCGGCAGCGTCTGGCAGTGGTTCGTGCCGTCGATCCTCGTGATGACGACGCTGTTCGGCACGTCGACCACGGGCGCCAACCTCCAGCAGGAGCTCAACACCGGCGCGCACGAGCGCATGCTCGTCTCGCCGCTGTCCCGACCGTCGCTGCTCCTGGGACGCGCACTCAAGGAGATGGTCCCGATCGCGGCGCAGTCGGTCGTGGTCGTGCTCGTGATGCTGCCGTTCGGGTTCGAGCTCTTTCCCGTCGGCGCGGTCCTCGGGCTGGCGATGCTCGCGATCTTCGGCGTCGGGGTCGGGTCGCTCAGCTACGCGCTGGCCCTCGCGGTCCGCAAGCAGGAGTGGATGTTCTGGCTCGTGCAGCAGACGCTGCTCTTCCCGCTCATGATCCTGTCCGGGATGCTGCTGCCCCTCGAGACCGGCCCGTCGTGGATGCGGGCCGCAGCCCACCTCAACCCCCTGACCTACCTGGTCGACGCCGAGCGCGCACTCTTCGCGGGCGACCTGACCTCGTCGGCCGCCGCCTGGGGATGGGTCGCCGCGCTGGTGACCGCCGCCGTCGGGCTGGCCGTGGGGATCAGGACCATGGTGCGCAGCACGGACTGA
- a CDS encoding MTH1187 family thiamine-binding protein — translation MAIFAFSVAPLGAGESVTDAVAEAVRIVRASGLPNRTTSMFTEIEGEWDEVMDVVKRATEAAGAGGHRVSLVLKADIRPGRTGELTGKVERVEERLAKD, via the coding sequence ATGGCCATCTTCGCTTTCTCCGTCGCCCCGCTCGGTGCCGGCGAGTCCGTCACGGACGCCGTCGCCGAGGCCGTCCGTATCGTCCGCGCCTCGGGCCTGCCGAACCGGACCACGTCGATGTTCACCGAGATCGAGGGCGAGTGGGACGAGGTCATGGACGTCGTCAAGCGCGCGACCGAGGCCGCGGGGGCCGGCGGGCATCGCGTCTCGTTGGTGCTCAAGGCGGACATCCGCCCAGGTCGGACGGGGGAGCTGACCGGCAAGGTCGAGCGTGTCGAGGAGCGTCTGGCCAAGGACTGA
- a CDS encoding deoxyribonuclease IV, with translation MRIGAHVDQADAVNQARAIGADQVQVFLGDPQGWKGAEFTYPGGAEALRADAAAADLDLYVHAPYVINVASTNNRIRIPSRKSLQKIVDGAAEIGAKGVIVHGGHVTANDDVAVGYDNWRKAIDALDAKVPVLIENTAGGARSMARTIESIGRLWDAIGAAEGGDQVGFTLDTCHAWAGGIDLSTAADQVRAVTGRIDLVHANDSRDTFDSGADRHAHFGDGLIPPDELVAVVASAGAPVICETHGDMGPDIAWLRSRLG, from the coding sequence ATGCGAATCGGAGCACACGTCGACCAGGCCGATGCCGTCAACCAGGCACGAGCGATCGGCGCCGACCAGGTCCAGGTCTTCCTCGGCGACCCGCAGGGCTGGAAGGGCGCCGAGTTCACCTACCCCGGCGGCGCCGAGGCACTGCGCGCGGACGCCGCGGCCGCGGACCTCGACCTCTACGTGCACGCGCCGTACGTCATCAACGTCGCGAGCACCAACAACCGCATCCGCATCCCGAGCCGCAAGTCGCTCCAGAAGATCGTCGACGGTGCGGCCGAGATCGGCGCCAAGGGCGTGATCGTCCACGGCGGCCACGTGACCGCGAACGACGACGTCGCGGTCGGCTACGACAACTGGCGCAAGGCGATCGACGCGCTCGACGCCAAGGTGCCCGTCCTGATCGAGAACACCGCGGGCGGCGCCAGGTCGATGGCCCGCACGATCGAGAGCATCGGGCGGCTGTGGGACGCGATCGGGGCGGCGGAGGGTGGCGACCAGGTCGGCTTCACGCTCGACACGTGCCACGCGTGGGCGGGCGGGATCGACCTGAGCACCGCCGCCGACCAGGTCCGCGCCGTGACGGGCCGCATCGACCTGGTGCACGCGAACGACAGCCGGGACACGTTCGACTCGGGCGCGGACCGCCACGCGCACTTCGGCGACGGGCTCATCCCGCCCGACGAGCTGGTCGCGGTCGTCGCCTCGGCCGGGGCGCCCGTGATCTGCGAGACGCACGGCGACATGGGCCCGGACATCGCCTGGTTGCGCTCGCGCCTGGGCTGA
- a CDS encoding phosphoenolpyruvate carboxylase — protein sequence MTDNLSPASTDGNGRTGARHEVPAPLRDDVRLLGRLLGTVLTESGDPALLDDVERLRELSIRAYGEHADAALEEAERLVESFSHERAEQVARAFTVYFHLANLAEEHHRVRVLHDREAELAPSVVDDTLPEAFTQLADEVGHEEALARLQRLEFRPVLTAHPTEARRRAISASIRRLSGLLTERDALPVGGASLAENERKLLAEIDGMWRTSPIRAAKPSPLDEVRTAMSVFDATLFTVFPTVYRRLDDWLLADKAGHDRPLAAPFVRLGTWIGGDRDGNPNVTAETTRQAAAIAADHALQALERAAQRIGRTLTLDEEGTPASDGLRSLWQKQRQLSEAITAEAAAESPAEPHRAVMLVVARRIAATRLRDADLAYAVPEQLEADLKVVQDSLIAAGAPRAAYGDLQQLVWQVQTFGFHLAELEVRQHSQVHEAALAEIAEHGVHGQLSDRTREVLDTYRAIGSIQQRYGIRAARRYIVSFTQKPEHLAAVYQLAELAFEGAEDAPVIDAIPLFETFADLEASVEILEAALELPQVQRRLAENGRKVEVMLGYSDSSKDVGPVSATLALHSAQSRIAQWAQRHEINLTLFHGRGGALGRGGGPANRAVLAQPPGSVDGRFKLTEQGEVITARYGDATIAARHIEQVAAATLLASAPSVERRNAEATARFADVAAALDSSSREHFHALVRSEGFPQWFSEVTPLEEVGLLPIGSRPARRGLSVESLEDLRAIPWVFSWSQARINLAGWYGLGTSLQEFGDLERLREAHRDWPLFATLIDNVEMSLAKADERIAERYLALGDRDDLAAKILDELRLTREWVLKISGNEWPLAGRRVLGRAVQLRSPYVDALSLLQLRALRGLRSGAEGQYKDGLQHLLLLTVNGVAAGLQNTG from the coding sequence GTGACCGACAACCTTTCCCCCGCATCCACCGACGGCAACGGCCGCACGGGCGCCCGGCACGAGGTCCCGGCGCCGCTGCGCGACGACGTCCGGCTCCTCGGCCGTCTGCTCGGCACGGTCCTGACGGAGTCGGGGGATCCCGCCCTGCTCGACGACGTCGAGCGCCTGCGCGAGCTCTCGATCCGCGCGTACGGCGAGCACGCGGACGCAGCGCTCGAGGAGGCCGAGCGGCTCGTCGAGAGCTTCAGCCACGAGCGCGCCGAGCAGGTGGCCCGCGCGTTCACCGTGTACTTCCACCTCGCGAACCTGGCCGAGGAGCACCACCGCGTGCGTGTCCTGCACGACCGCGAGGCCGAGCTCGCGCCGTCGGTCGTCGACGACACGCTGCCCGAGGCCTTCACGCAGCTCGCGGACGAGGTGGGGCACGAGGAGGCGCTCGCGCGCCTCCAGCGGCTCGAGTTCCGCCCTGTCCTCACGGCCCACCCGACCGAGGCGCGCCGCCGGGCGATCTCCGCGTCGATCCGGCGCCTGTCGGGCCTGCTGACCGAGCGCGACGCCCTGCCGGTCGGCGGCGCGTCGCTCGCCGAGAACGAGCGCAAGCTCCTCGCCGAGATCGACGGCATGTGGCGTACGTCCCCGATCCGCGCGGCGAAGCCCTCACCGCTCGACGAGGTCCGCACCGCGATGAGCGTGTTCGACGCGACCCTCTTCACGGTCTTCCCGACCGTCTACCGCCGCCTCGACGACTGGCTGCTGGCCGACAAGGCGGGCCACGACCGCCCCCTCGCCGCACCGTTCGTGCGCCTCGGCACCTGGATCGGCGGTGACCGCGACGGCAACCCGAACGTCACCGCGGAGACCACGCGCCAGGCCGCGGCCATCGCGGCCGACCACGCCCTCCAGGCCCTCGAGCGCGCCGCCCAGCGCATCGGTCGCACCCTCACGCTCGACGAGGAGGGCACGCCCGCGTCCGACGGCCTGCGCTCGCTGTGGCAGAAGCAGCGACAGCTCTCCGAGGCCATCACGGCCGAGGCCGCCGCCGAGTCCCCGGCCGAGCCGCACCGCGCGGTCATGCTCGTCGTGGCGCGCCGCATCGCGGCGACCCGTCTGCGCGACGCGGACCTCGCGTACGCGGTGCCCGAGCAGCTCGAGGCCGACCTCAAGGTCGTCCAGGACTCGCTCATCGCCGCGGGCGCGCCACGCGCCGCCTACGGAGACCTGCAGCAGCTCGTGTGGCAGGTGCAGACCTTCGGGTTCCACCTGGCCGAGCTCGAGGTCCGTCAGCACTCGCAGGTCCACGAGGCCGCGCTCGCCGAGATCGCGGAGCACGGCGTGCACGGCCAGCTGTCCGACCGCACGCGCGAGGTCCTCGACACCTACCGCGCGATCGGCTCGATCCAGCAGCGCTACGGCATCCGTGCTGCGCGCCGCTACATCGTCTCGTTCACGCAGAAGCCCGAGCACCTGGCCGCGGTCTACCAGCTCGCCGAGCTCGCGTTCGAGGGCGCCGAGGACGCACCCGTGATCGACGCGATCCCGCTGTTCGAGACCTTCGCGGACCTCGAGGCGAGCGTCGAGATCCTCGAGGCGGCGCTCGAGCTGCCCCAGGTCCAGCGCCGCCTCGCGGAGAACGGTCGCAAGGTCGAGGTCATGCTCGGCTACTCGGACTCGTCCAAGGACGTGGGCCCGGTCTCGGCGACCCTCGCCCTACACTCGGCGCAGAGCCGCATCGCTCAGTGGGCCCAGCGCCACGAGATCAACCTGACGCTGTTCCACGGCCGGGGCGGCGCCCTGGGGCGCGGCGGCGGTCCTGCGAACCGCGCCGTGCTGGCCCAGCCCCCGGGCTCGGTCGACGGGCGGTTCAAGCTCACCGAGCAGGGCGAGGTCATCACCGCCCGCTACGGCGACGCGACCATCGCCGCCCGGCACATCGAGCAGGTGGCAGCCGCGACGCTGCTCGCCTCCGCGCCGTCGGTCGAGCGCCGCAACGCCGAGGCCACCGCGCGCTTCGCGGACGTGGCAGCAGCCCTGGACTCGTCCTCGCGCGAGCACTTCCACGCGCTGGTCCGCAGCGAGGGCTTCCCGCAGTGGTTCTCCGAGGTCACGCCGCTCGAGGAGGTCGGCCTGCTGCCGATCGGCTCGCGCCCGGCCCGCCGCGGCCTGTCGGTCGAGTCGCTCGAGGACCTGCGCGCCATCCCGTGGGTGTTCTCCTGGTCGCAGGCCCGTATCAACCTCGCCGGCTGGTACGGCCTGGGCACCTCGCTCCAGGAGTTCGGCGACCTGGAGCGGCTGCGCGAGGCGCACCGCGACTGGCCGCTGTTCGCGACGCTCATCGACAACGTCGAGATGTCGCTCGCCAAGGCCGACGAGCGGATCGCGGAGCGCTACCTCGCGCTGGGCGACCGTGACGACCTCGCGGCGAAGATCCTCGACGAGCTGCGCCTGACGCGCGAGTGGGTCCTCAAGATCTCCGGGAACGAGTGGCCGCTGGCCGGTCGCCGGGTCCTGGGGCGCGCGGTCCAGCTCCGCAGCCCGTACGTCGACGCGCTCTCGCTGCTCCAGCTCCGCGCGCTGCGCGGCCTGCGCTCGGGCGCCGAGGGGCAGTACAAGGACGGCCTGCAGCACCTGCTGCTGCTCACGGTCAACGGCGTCGCGGCGGGCCTGCAGAACACGGGCTGA
- the thiD gene encoding bifunctional hydroxymethylpyrimidine kinase/phosphomethylpyrimidine kinase, with the protein MVNLAYVIAGSEATGGAGIQADLKTFQELGVYGVGTLTCIVSFDPKNDWGHRFVPVEPQVIADQFEAATSTYDLDVVKIGMLGTPATIDVVAESLASQRWHHVVLDPVLICKGQEPGAALDTDTALREKILPFATVITPNVFEAKVLSGMEKIESVDDLVEAAERIHALGPDFVVVKGGVELPGPDAVDVLFDGQEITVFSVPKVGEERVSGAGCTFAAAITAELAKGNDVERAVGVAKQIVTEAIEARVSSHAPFDTVWQGAYTD; encoded by the coding sequence ATGGTCAACCTCGCGTACGTCATCGCCGGATCGGAAGCCACCGGGGGAGCCGGCATCCAGGCCGACCTCAAGACGTTCCAGGAGCTGGGCGTCTACGGCGTCGGGACCCTGACGTGCATCGTGTCGTTCGACCCGAAGAACGACTGGGGCCACCGGTTCGTCCCGGTCGAGCCGCAGGTCATCGCGGACCAGTTCGAGGCCGCGACCAGCACGTACGACCTCGACGTGGTGAAGATCGGCATGCTCGGCACGCCCGCGACGATCGACGTGGTGGCCGAGTCGCTCGCGAGCCAGCGCTGGCACCACGTGGTCCTCGACCCGGTCCTCATCTGCAAGGGCCAGGAGCCGGGCGCGGCCCTCGACACCGACACCGCGCTGCGCGAGAAGATCCTGCCGTTCGCCACGGTCATCACGCCGAACGTGTTCGAGGCCAAGGTCCTGTCCGGCATGGAGAAGATCGAGTCGGTCGACGACCTGGTCGAGGCCGCCGAGCGCATCCACGCGCTGGGCCCGGACTTCGTGGTCGTCAAGGGCGGCGTCGAGCTGCCCGGACCGGACGCGGTCGACGTCCTGTTCGACGGCCAGGAGATCACGGTCTTCTCCGTCCCCAAGGTGGGCGAGGAGCGCGTGAGCGGCGCGGGCTGCACGTTCGCCGCGGCGATCACGGCCGAGCTCGCCAAGGGCAACGACGTCGAGCGCGCCGTGGGCGTGGCGAAGCAGATCGTCACCGAGGCGATCGAGGCGCGCGTGAGCTCGCACGCGCCGTTCGACACGGTGTGGCAGGGCGCGTACACCGACTGA